The Microbacterium natoriense genomic interval CCAGTCCTCGGTCCAGTACTCCTTCGCGTTCGCCTCGACGTCGGCCGGGGCCGGCTTGAGGTAGTCGCGGCTGGCGAAGTCGGCGAGTAGACCCGGCTGCGGGAAGATCGCGATGTCGGGCGGGTTGCCGCCCTGTGCGCGGGTGCCGAGCTGCGTCTCGAAGTCCTGGCTGCCCTCGTACTTGATGGTGATGTCGTTCTCCGCGGCCCAGTCCTTCCAGGACTCCTGGAGGAGCTTCGCCTCGTCGTCGACGATCGTTCCGTAGATGGTGACGGTGCTCGAGTCGCCACCGCCGTCTCCACCGCCTCCGCCGGGTGCGCCCGGTGCCCCACAACCCGCCAGCGCGACACCCGCGACTGCCAGGAATGCGAGCGGCACCAGCCGCCGTGAACGCTGTGACAGACCCATGTGGTTCCTCCTCTTCGAGTAACTGTCCCCAAGTCTCGGCGCCCCTCAGCGACGCGATCGGGAACCGATTCCAGGCCAACCTACCGGCGGCCCCACCCCCGGCACAATGCCTCAGGGTCACAAGTTCGCATCCTCTTCCACGATCGGGCGCGTTCCTTTGGGAGCGCTCCCTCGGCTTTGGTGTGGAACCGGTTCCCTTCTGCGCCCGCGCGCACTACGATGTCCAACGGCATACGTCGCAGAAGGTCGAGGAGGACCGGATGAGCACGATCGCGGACGTCGCGGCACGCGCAGGCGTGTCGAAGGCGACTGCGAGCCGCGCCCTCAGCGGTAACGGATACGTCTCGGAGGCGACCCGGAAGAGGGTGACGGATGCCGCGACGGAGCTGCTGTATGTCGCGCACTCCTCGGCGACCAGCCTCGCCACCGGGCGCACGCAGACCGTGGGCGTGATCATGCCGGCGGTCGACCGCTGGTTCTTCTCCGAACTGCTCGCGGGCATCCAGGAGGCGCTGTTCGACCTCGACTACGAACTCGCGCTGTACGGCATCCGCGAGGGCACGACGACCAGGGATCGGCTCTTCGACACCGTCCTCCCCCGTCGGCGCTTCGACGGGATCATCGCGGTCGGCATCCAACCCAGCGCTCACGAGCTCGAGCGCCTGCAGCGATCGGAGCGCCCGCTCGTGAGCGTGGGTCCGTACAGCGAGGGGTCGAGCGCCGTCTCGATAGACGACGCGGCCGCGGCCCGCATCGCCACGGAGCACCTCATCGACCTCGGCCACACCGATATCGCGTTCATCGGCGGGGCGCCGGATGCGGCGTCGCTGAGCTTCGGCGATGCGCGGCGCGCCGACGGTTATCTCGAAGCGCTGCGCGCGGCGGGCCTGGCCGACGCCGCACGGCTGATCGACGCCGGCCCGACCATGCCCGGAGGATACGACGCGGCTGTGGAGCTGCTGGGAGACCGACGCCGGCGCCCGACGGCGATCGTGGGGGTGTGCGATGAGGCGGCGATCGGCGCCACCATCGCCGCACGCCGGCTGGGCATCTCCGTTCCGGCCGAGCTCAGCGTCGTCGGCATCGACGACCACCAGCATGCGGCGATGTTCAGCCTCACGACGATCAGGCAGTCGCCCCGCGAACAGGGGCATGAAGCGGTGAGACTTCTGCAGGAGCAGATCGAGAGGCCGGATGCCGGCATCGAGCGGGTGGTGACGGCATCCGCTCTCGTGGTGCGCAACTCGACATCCGCACCTCGTCCCTGACGCTGCCGGAACGCACGAAGGCCCCGGGAGAACCCGGGGCCTTCGCAGAAGCGTCAGACGAGATTACTTGAGGGTAACCGTCGCGCCGGCCTCTTCGAGAGCAGCCTTGGCCTTCTCGGCGGTCTCCTTGTTGGCGCCCTCCAGGACAGCCTTGGGAGCGCCGTCGACGACACCCTTGGCCTCGCCCAGGCCGAGCGAGGTGAGCTCGCGGACGACCTTGATGACCTGGATCTTCTTCTCGCCAGCAGCCTCGAGAACGACGTCGAACGAGTCCTTCTCCTCCTCGGCCTCGGCAGCGCCTGCGCCACCAGCGGCACCGGCGACGGCGACGGGGGCAGCAGCGGTGACCTCGAACTTCTCCTCGAACGCCTTCACGAAGTCGTTGAGCTCGATGAGGGTCAGACCAGCGAACTGCTCGAGCAGCTCTTCGGTGGTGAGCTTCGCCATGATTTATCTCCTAGATAGATGGTTTTTGTAGAACGAGAACGCTGGTCGCTTACGCGGCCTCTGCGGTCTCCAGCTTTTCGCGAAGAGCGTCGATGGTGGCGGCAGCCTTGCCCATCGTCGCCTTCATCATGCCCGCAGCCTTCGCCAGCAGAACCTCACGGCTCTCGAGCGCGGCGTACTTGTTGACCTCGTCGGCAGAGAGGGCGTTGCCCTCGAAGATGCCGGACTTGATCACGAGAAGCGGGTTGGCCTTGGCGAAGTCACGAAGAGCCTTGGCAGTGGCGACGAAGTCACCGTGCACGAACGCGACGGCCGACGGACCCTTGAGGTCGTCGTCCAGCGCGGTGATGCCTGCCTTGTTGGCGGCGATCTTGGTCAGCGTGTTCTTCACCACGGCGTACTCAGCGTCCTGACGGATGCTGTTGCGCAGCTCCTTGAGCTGGGCAACCGTCAGACCGCGGTACTCGGTCAGCAGAACGGCGGACGAGTTCTCGAATGACTTCGTGAGCTCGGCAACCGATGCATCCTTCTGCGCCATGGTCACTCCTTGGTGTGTACGAGGCGCCTCACGGAGGTGAGACGCCGCCTCGACCACTCGCTCTGAAAATGAGAAGAGCTCCGGCGCAAGCGCACGGAGCTCTGAAAGTTCGTGACACCTGCGCGGGCCCCTGCATTGCAGAGCTTCGATCACCATGTGCTTGCGCACACGACGACGACCAGCGGTCTTCGGTTGCATCCACTGTACCTCACGGCCTCCCCCGTCCCCAAATCCGGGCTGCCGCCCTCCCGCCCGCCCCGTCCGTCCGCCCGTCGAGTTCACGTGCACTCGCCGACCGCACGGCTTGTTGACGCGAAGAAGCCGTGCAGTCGGCGGCAAGGCGTGCGCTCGGGGACGGACGGCGCTCACGACCCCGGCCGGCGCTCAGGGTGCCGCGATACCGAAGGACGCCAGCCTCGATTCGAGCGCTCGCGCGGTCTGGATGTGCGGCGCCTCCCAGCGTGCGAAGCGCCACTGGGTCGTGCCGCGTATCCAGTCTTCTCGCCGCTTCTCCTCGAGGAGCACCTGCTCCAGCGGCTTCCCGGAGCGCAGAGCTTCATCACGGTACTTCCCCTGGCCGTCGAACTCGCCGAACACCCTGATGCCCTTCAACCCGAAGTCGACGAAGTACCGCGAGCCGCCAGGTCCGTCGACGGGCACCTGCAGCTCCGGCGGCTCGAACCCGAGCCGGAACAGCTGAAGCCTGCTGACGCTCTCGCCCGGCAGCTGCGCGCGGCCATCCGCGAAGTCGCTGACCCAGCGAGCCTGCCGGATGCCTCGAGCACTTGGTGCGGCATCGAGACGCTCCTGCATTCCTCCACGCCATGAGGTGACGGCATCCAGATCCCACTCCCATCCGCGCGCGGCCATCTGCCTTTCCGCGGCGTCCGCCACCGCCACGGCTGCCTCCACCGGAACCACGCGGATCAGATCGAACACGGTGCGAGCGAGACTCGTGCATCGGATGCCGTCGATCACGTTCACATCATCCGGGCCCAGCGCCGCCACATGCCGGTGCACATCGGGCGAACTCGAGATGCGATGTGGGGCGTCGGTCGTCATGTGGACCCGGGTCAGCCGCATCCCCCAGAGCGGGAGACGCCACAGCACCGCTGCCGATGAGTGCGACATGACCCCAGGACCGCGGGAGTCGCGCGCCACCGCGATGACGTGCACGCGGTGCTTCTCCTCTTCCCACAGCGCCTTGCGCTCGTCTGCCGCGATGAACCACCCTCGACGGATCTGATGAAATGCACCTCCCCGGATGGCATTCGCGATCCTGCGATCCGTCCAGCCGTTCAGGAGGAGGTCCGCCCGTGATCGCACGAGATGTTCGAGTGTCGGAGCCGTCGTTCCGTTCATGCGCCTCATGTTGCGTTCGTCCACGCCCGCACCGTTCGTCACCAGGGCAGAATCACCGAAAGATGTGGAAGATCCGCTGCTCCCCTCGTTTGTGCAGGAGGAGTCCAGGGGTCGGCGCGCTCACCGAGTGCACTGCTTGTCGCCGAACGCACGGGAACCTGGCGTCAGGATTCCGTGCGTTGGGCGAGTGGACGTGATCTCGACGCGTTCCTAGCGGCTGCGGATGCCGCACAGCGGCGTGTATGGGACGGGAGGGTCGGATGCCGGGGTTAGGGTCGAAGGGTGAATCCCGAACTCCAGGCGCGCATCGTGGCGGACTCCCGCGACCGCGTCGCGTGGATGCGTGCGCGCTCGCGCGGGATCACGGCGACCGACGTCGCCGGACTCACCAGCGAGAACTCGATCGCGCGTGCCGCAGACTCCAAACTCGGCGGCGGGCCGCGCTTCGGGGGCAACGCCTACACCGATCACGGGCGTCGCCGTGAGCCCGAGATCGCCGCGTGGGTGGCGGCGACGCATGGGATCCTGCCCTCATCAGCCCTGTTCCGGGCCGAGGTCGAGCACCGCCATCTGGCCACACCGGACGGAATCGCGGTCGACGCCGACGGGCGCATCCGGCTGGCCGAGATCAAGACGACGAACAAGCCGTTCCGCGGCATCCCCCGCACCTACCTCCGGCAGGTCTGGTGGCAGCAGCACGTGCTCGGCGCCGAGCGCACCCTTTTCGTGTGGGAGGAGCACGTCGACTTCGCTCCCGTGCACGATGAGCCGAAGTGCGTGTGGATCGACCGCGACGACCGTGAGATCGGCAAGCTCGTCGGCCTCGCGACCGCCCTGATCGACGAGCTCTACCGCCGCACCACCGGCCAGGCCGTGCCGACAAGAACGGCGGATGCCGCAACCAGCCGCCGTGAGCAGCTCCGCGAGCGCGACGCGTTCCGGGCCTTGGCGCTCGCGGACTGAGCACGCACCAAACATCAGCTGCACGCTGCGCCGAGGCCCGCCAGGGTCATCGTCAGGGTCTTGGTCTGCGAGGAAGACACCCAGTTCGTCCCCGCCACATTCGTTACCTTGAATGTCGTCGTGCTGCCGAGAAGATTGGTGACCAGACTTTCGAGGAGCGCCTGAGTCAGGGTGACCGAGTGCGTGTACGGGCCCGTTCCTGTCGTCGTGACCCCCGCCACCGTGCTGGTCTTCGTCGAGGAGCTCGCGGTCAAGGTGCTCTTGGGCCCGCTAGCGGGCGCCCACGCATAGGCGGACACCCATGTGATGGTGACGCTCTGGAACGTCAGGAACAGAGGCGGGGCGTTCGCGACCGTGCACGTCATGTTCGTCGGGCTGGAGAGTGTCGACGCCGTGAACGTCCCGGCCCCGAACTCCGAATCGGCCCACGCGGCGTCCGTCCGCTGCACACCCGGGGCCGCATTGCACCCGATGAGCACCGCGAGAACCGCGAGTGCCGCGATCAGGCGCCGGCGCCTCATGACTCCTCCTCGTCGTGCGGGCGTCGTCGACGCGCGAGGAGGAGCAGGCAGCCGAACAGCAGCAGCACGCTGCCTCCGCCGAGCACCCAGAAGACGACCGGCGGCATCCCTGTCGTCGCGAGCCCCCCGTCCTCGCCGATGACCACCGACTCGCCTGCCCCCGTGGCGTGGACGAGCACATCTGTGCGCCCGCCTTCATCGCCCGCGGCGAGCGCGATCGAGAGCCGGACATGCGCAGTCTCCGTGTCCGCCATCCGGGTGAGGACGACCTCGGCGCCGTCGCGCGGCAGACTCCAGTCGGATCTCAGCACGGTCTCACCGCCGGGGCATCCGCTCGCCGCCCAGGGCTGCATGCACAACGTCGCGTCGACGACGAGCTCCGCATCTCCTGTCGCGCTCACGCCGATCGTGACGGTGCCGGGATCGGGAGCATCCGCGCTGACGGCGACGTCCCACTGCACGGGCTCGCCCGGAAGCAGCGAGCCCGCGGCATCCCAGTCGGCCACCGACACGAGTCGCAGAATCTGTCCTTGGACGACCTGCGTCGTGGACGCGGCCCATGCCGGCTGCGCCGACAACGCACCGAACGCGACCAGCCCGACCAGCAGGAGCGCGCGTTTCATGGCGCCCCCTTCTCTCGGGGCCAGAACGCCCACACCACCAGTACCGCCGCGGCGATCGTGATGCCGCCCAGCACGAACGGGTTGCCCATGCCGACGATGACCGTGGCGATACCCGCGACCGAGAACAGCACGATCCGACCGGATGTCACGGTGTACGGCGCGGGATCCTCGACCGCGTTCGCGTCGCCCTTCATCGTGATGACCCGCTCGCCCGGGATCGAGCCGTCGCCGATCGAGGTCACACGGTGCGTGACAGGCAGGTCACCGGCGCGGTCGACGGTGATGACATCGCCGATCTCGATCTCGGAAGCCGGAATCCGCTGCACGACGGCCACGGACCCGGCGGGTATCGTCGGGGACATCGAGCCGGTTTTGAACATGATCAGAGTGATCCCCGCGGTGTAGGCGAGGATCACGAGCACGATGCAGATCACGCCCCCGATAGCCGCGATCCACAGCAGCACGTCGGCGAGAAGCTTCGCGAGCCCGCGACGACGAGGAGCGGATGCCGTCGGCGCCTCCTCGGCGCGCAGTTCCCTCCTCGTCATCCCGGTCGTCGTCATCGCCTCTGCTCCCGCGCTACGAGGAGGTCGCCACGAACGACCATTTCGCGGTCAGGCTCGTGCCCTGCGCAGCGGTGTTCGCCCCCGTGGGCAGCGTCACCGCGAAGCAGTAGTTGAGCGCCGTGCCGCCGTTGGCAGCGAGAGCGCGAGGCGCAGACGACCCTACGGTCAAAGCGGCGTTCGCCGGCAGGCCGGTGGCATCGCCGCCCGTGAACGTCGTGCTGTCACAGGTCGTCGTGCTGGCCACGGTGCGCACGCCGTACGTGAGGTACTGTCCCAAACCGGCGTTGTTCAGAGGGTCGGCGACGAGCTGCAGCGTGCCAGTGGTGGACGAGGCGATCGTCTTCACACTGAACAGCACGTACACGGTGTCTCCGGGCGTCATCGCCGCAGCGGTCGCGGGCAGCTGGAACGCGAGCGATGCGGGCGCGGCCGCCGTGTTGTGCTCGGCGAACGCACCGCCGTTGACCGACCCGACGATGCCGAAGCGGCTTGCGGTGAACGTGCCCGATCCGAACTCCGAGTCGTTCCATGCAGCGAGGGTCGCCGCCGCCCCCACGCCGAGGACGAGCCCGCCGGCGAGAAGGGCCCGTATCCGCCGGGAGCGCAGCCGCTTCGCGTCTCTCGACTGTCTGCGGGTGTGCATCTCAGCCTCAGTTCGACGTCGCCGCGAACTCCCAGACGCCGGTCGCCGTGCCGCCCTCTGTGAGACCTGCGCCGGCTGTGGCGATGATGCAGATCTTCTGCGCGACGCCGGGGTCGGGATCGACAGGTGCCGCAAGGGTGAACGTGGATCCGGCGGTCGACGCGCTGAGGCTCGTCCCCGAGAGCAGCAGCGTACCGCCGGTGGCCGAACTGTCGCAGGCCGCGGCCGCGCCGATCGCGTAGATCGCGTACGAGATGTTCGCAGCATTGGCACCTGTGCCGGACTCGAGCGACGTCGTGACGACGGCACCGGTGGTCGTCGCCGCGTCGAGACGCACCCAGAACGGCGCGTACACGACGTCGGTGGGCGAGAGGTTGTCGAAGTCGGTGGAGAAGGTCACATCTGCGGCCGTGCCTGCCGTGTCATGTTCCGCGTACGCGGCGCCGTCGATCGACCCTTCGAGGTTGAACGATCCCGCCGTGAACGTGCCGTTCGCGAACTCCGAGTCGTTCCACACCGCGAGTGTGACCGCCGTACCGATGCCGAGCACGAGCCCGCCCGCGAGAACCGCGAGGACCTTGCGCTGAGTTGCCGTTGTACCCATGTGATTTCCCCCTCAGGAAGTCCGATGATCGAGGCGGAATGCATCTGGGAACGGCCACCCCCTCACGTGACCGGCACCCGCTCTCGTTCCACATCATCACCCACTCGACGTCCACCCACAAGGCCTTGCGCATCACGATTGCATACCCGATATCCCGATATAACTATGACGCGCCTCCCCGTCATCGGCGTCGGTCCTGCCGCAGCACCCGCCGCGCCTCGGCGGCGATCTCGGCCGCGACGACGTCGAGCAGGGCCGACCGCAGGTTCCACTGCTGCCAGTACAGCGCGACCTCGAGCGTCGGCCCCCCGAGCGGCACGAGCTCTGCGGAATCCTGCAGCACGGGCACCATCCCCCACCCGAGTCCCAGCTGCACCGCGAGGGCGTAGTCGTGCGAGGCGGGCACGTAGTGCCGCGGAACACCCTGATGCGTCACCCCCATGGACTCGAGCCATTCGTGCTGCAGGGCATCGCGGCGATCGAAGTCGACGAATGGCGCGCGGTGCAGGGCCTCGACGGTGACACCGTCGCGGAACCAGCGATCGACGTAACCCTGCTCCGCCATCGCCCGATACTCGAGCACGCCGAGCGGCGACACCGAGCATCCGGCGACAGGCGTGCCCTCGCTCGTGACCGCCGCCATGACGGCGCCCGATTCCAGCAACCGTGCGGTGAAGTTCTGATCGTCGCGGTGCAGGTCGACGTCGATCGCGTGAGAGGCCGACAGTCGGGCGAGCGGCGCGAGGAACCACGTCGCCATCGAGTCGGCGTTGACCGCGAGCGGGATGCTTGTGCGGGCCCCGTCCGCTTCGAGCCCCAGGCCCGCGAGGGCATCGTGCTCGAGCAGGGCCATCTGCCTGGCGAACCGCACGACGGCCTCTCCCGACTCCGTCAGCTGCGCGGGCTTGGAACGCACGACGAGCACCCGGCCGAGCTGCTCCTCGAGCGCCTTGAGCCGCTGGCTCACCGCGGACGGAGTGATGGCGAGCCGCCTGGACGCCGCATCCAGGGTGCCCTCGTCGGCCACTGCGGCGATGGTCGCGGCGAGTTCTGGATCGATCTTCACATAAGCAATGCTAATGCTGCTGAAGAAATCATCGCTGGTGCTGTTGACTGATCCTTCCTACCGTGGGAGACATGCTCACCGCTCTCGCCGGTCTCGGACTCGGCCTCTCCCTCATCGTCGCGATCGGCGCGCAGAACGTGTTCGTGCTGCGCCAGGGCA includes:
- a CDS encoding LacI family DNA-binding transcriptional regulator; this translates as MSTIADVAARAGVSKATASRALSGNGYVSEATRKRVTDAATELLYVAHSSATSLATGRTQTVGVIMPAVDRWFFSELLAGIQEALFDLDYELALYGIREGTTTRDRLFDTVLPRRRFDGIIAVGIQPSAHELERLQRSERPLVSVGPYSEGSSAVSIDDAAAARIATEHLIDLGHTDIAFIGGAPDAASLSFGDARRADGYLEALRAAGLADAARLIDAGPTMPGGYDAAVELLGDRRRRPTAIVGVCDEAAIGATIAARRLGISVPAELSVVGIDDHQHAAMFSLTTIRQSPREQGHEAVRLLQEQIERPDAGIERVVTASALVVRNSTSAPRP
- the rplL gene encoding 50S ribosomal protein L7/L12, which translates into the protein MAKLTTEELLEQFAGLTLIELNDFVKAFEEKFEVTAAAPVAVAGAAGGAGAAEAEEEKDSFDVVLEAAGEKKIQVIKVVRELTSLGLGEAKGVVDGAPKAVLEGANKETAEKAKAALEEAGATVTLK
- the rplJ gene encoding 50S ribosomal protein L10, with the protein product MAQKDASVAELTKSFENSSAVLLTEYRGLTVAQLKELRNSIRQDAEYAVVKNTLTKIAANKAGITALDDDLKGPSAVAFVHGDFVATAKALRDFAKANPLLVIKSGIFEGNALSADEVNKYAALESREVLLAKAAGMMKATMGKAAATIDALREKLETAEAA
- a CDS encoding YqaJ viral recombinase family protein — protein: MNPELQARIVADSRDRVAWMRARSRGITATDVAGLTSENSIARAADSKLGGGPRFGGNAYTDHGRRREPEIAAWVAATHGILPSSALFRAEVEHRHLATPDGIAVDADGRIRLAEIKTTNKPFRGIPRTYLRQVWWQQHVLGAERTLFVWEEHVDFAPVHDEPKCVWIDRDDREIGKLVGLATALIDELYRRTTGQAVPTRTADAATSRREQLRERDAFRALALAD
- a CDS encoding signal peptidase I; this translates as MTTTGMTRRELRAEEAPTASAPRRRGLAKLLADVLLWIAAIGGVICIVLVILAYTAGITLIMFKTGSMSPTIPAGSVAVVQRIPASEIEIGDVITVDRAGDLPVTHRVTSIGDGSIPGERVITMKGDANAVEDPAPYTVTSGRIVLFSVAGIATVIVGMGNPFVLGGITIAAAVLVVWAFWPREKGAP
- a CDS encoding SipW-dependent-type signal peptide-containing protein, which gives rise to MHTRRQSRDAKRLRSRRIRALLAGGLVLGVGAAATLAAWNDSEFGSGTFTASRFGIVGSVNGGAFAEHNTAAAPASLAFQLPATAAAMTPGDTVYVLFSVKTIASSTTGTLQLVADPLNNAGLGQYLTYGVRTVASTTTCDSTTFTGGDATGLPANAALTVGSSAPRALAANGGTALNYCFAVTLPTGANTAAQGTSLTAKWSFVATSS
- a CDS encoding SipW-dependent-type signal peptide-containing protein translates to MGTTATQRKVLAVLAGGLVLGIGTAVTLAVWNDSEFANGTFTAGSFNLEGSIDGAAYAEHDTAGTAADVTFSTDFDNLSPTDVVYAPFWVRLDAATTTGAVVTTSLESGTGANAANISYAIYAIGAAAACDSSATGGTLLLSGTSLSASTAGSTFTLAAPVDPDPGVAQKICIIATAGAGLTEGGTATGVWEFAATSN
- a CDS encoding LysR family transcriptional regulator ArgP; this encodes MKIDPELAATIAAVADEGTLDAASRRLAITPSAVSQRLKALEEQLGRVLVVRSKPAQLTESGEAVVRFARQMALLEHDALAGLGLEADGARTSIPLAVNADSMATWFLAPLARLSASHAIDVDLHRDDQNFTARLLESGAVMAAVTSEGTPVAGCSVSPLGVLEYRAMAEQGYVDRWFRDGVTVEALHRAPFVDFDRRDALQHEWLESMGVTHQGVPRHYVPASHDYALAVQLGLGWGMVPVLQDSAELVPLGGPTLEVALYWQQWNLRSALLDVVAAEIAAEARRVLRQDRRR